A portion of the Natronococcus sp. AD-5 genome contains these proteins:
- a CDS encoding site-specific integrase, translating to MRLKPYPHREGKRVWLGDDELESVIARAKNTEQTITFLLAGRCGLRRCEIVQVTPADVVETPTGTHLRIWEDVAKQEHYREPPIPNRLVTYIDAHTDAAEIDPGEPIIDVADKTVYRWIRRAAEQLQAETGDRGWSFLDVHDLRRTWGTNLLEQGVLPSIVMEWGGWDDWETFRRHYLGEFSPEAIRRERNKVHYLDGRRSNNSKTDFSSIQADSII from the coding sequence ATGAGACTCAAGCCGTACCCTCATCGAGAGGGCAAGCGAGTGTGGTTGGGCGATGACGAACTCGAGTCCGTCATCGCACGAGCGAAGAATACAGAGCAGACGATCACGTTCTTACTCGCCGGACGCTGCGGACTGCGCCGCTGCGAGATCGTCCAGGTGACGCCTGCCGACGTCGTCGAAACGCCGACCGGAACTCATCTGCGTATCTGGGAGGACGTAGCGAAGCAAGAGCACTACCGTGAACCGCCAATTCCCAATCGGCTGGTTACATACATAGACGCGCACACCGACGCTGCTGAGATAGATCCTGGCGAGCCCATTATTGACGTTGCTGACAAGACGGTATACCGTTGGATTCGACGAGCTGCCGAACAACTTCAGGCTGAAACTGGTGATCGAGGTTGGTCATTCCTTGATGTCCATGACCTCCGGCGCACATGGGGGACTAATTTACTTGAACAGGGGGTACTCCCGTCGATCGTAATGGAGTGGGGCGGATGGGATGACTGGGAAACTTTCAGAAGACACTACTTAGGCGAATTTTCTCCTGAAGCAATTCGAAGAGAACGAAATAAAGTTCACTATTTAGACGGTCGGCGCAGTAATAACTCAAAAACCGACTTTTCGTCTATCCAGGCAGACAGTATTATCTGA
- a CDS encoding HNH endonuclease: MKFNEIRSQRMDKLPFKLGQTYHRVEEIHDEYGGNRYSGIAPCADYPYIFIFFGEAGEWHGYDDELCDDGRLFYTGEGRDGDMTMDAGNAAIRDHATNGDEIHVFESEEGPWEVTYVGQFEYHDHNWLRLPDRNDQMRDAIRFELVPAGGLEIDTGVSDLDEISLDELYEQAESSVSGEGRTTSESSSRTTYQRSKVVKEYALRAADGVCRGCGEEAPFLTEEGEPFLEVHHLHRRSDGGADHPENVIAICPNCHRRVHHGRDGDEFNQELISRAEELHSR; this comes from the coding sequence ATGAAGTTCAATGAAATTAGGAGTCAACGTATGGACAAACTCCCGTTCAAACTCGGTCAGACGTACCACCGGGTCGAAGAGATTCATGACGAATACGGAGGCAATAGATACAGCGGAATCGCACCCTGTGCCGATTATCCCTATATTTTCATTTTCTTTGGGGAAGCGGGCGAATGGCACGGGTACGATGACGAACTCTGCGACGACGGGAGGCTTTTCTATACCGGAGAAGGCCGAGACGGAGATATGACAATGGACGCTGGAAACGCGGCGATCCGTGATCACGCGACGAACGGAGACGAAATACACGTCTTCGAAAGCGAAGAAGGACCGTGGGAGGTGACCTACGTAGGCCAATTTGAATACCACGATCACAACTGGTTACGGTTGCCCGACCGAAACGACCAGATGCGCGACGCGATTCGCTTCGAACTTGTCCCGGCCGGCGGTCTCGAAATCGATACCGGCGTCAGCGACCTGGACGAGATCTCGTTAGACGAGTTGTACGAGCAGGCCGAATCAAGCGTATCGGGCGAAGGACGGACAACCAGCGAATCGAGTTCCCGAACGACGTATCAGCGGTCGAAAGTTGTCAAAGAATACGCGCTCCGAGCTGCTGACGGTGTCTGCCGAGGATGTGGTGAGGAGGCGCCGTTTCTCACCGAGGAAGGAGAGCCGTTCCTCGAGGTCCATCACTTACACCGGCGCAGTGATGGTGGAGCGGACCATCCGGAAAATGTGATCGCAATCTGTCCGAATTGTCACCGGCGAGTACACCATGGACGGGATGGAGACGAGTTCAATCAAGAACTGATTAGCAGAGCGGAAGAACTCCATTCGAGATAG
- a CDS encoding ATP-binding protein — protein MSRVGLAAKSGWGKSYNTQLWLEKNLPDQDFAAILDYKDEYRGLVRGVAPSTPETDLCQWYIAGPNEVDLSSAQWAAILEEGGRLVIPRYRIDGDDWRQVVSNVSAACRRLYEDHPQAKILLAIDEAHIAAPQRGKFPEDTKKAATTGRGEGLSSLWVTQRLAELAETIAAQWDEQILGGFSSDADLGKISVDYPADVHDVRSRRAPPLPTELQVDGENLPLRKFEDDDGNTVGSEWVRSNDSGLLERVNTGDATMHSRHYGNEGQQLTSPYE, from the coding sequence ATGTCGCGGGTCGGGCTCGCGGCGAAAAGCGGCTGGGGGAAGTCGTACAACACCCAGCTTTGGCTCGAGAAGAACCTGCCCGACCAGGATTTCGCGGCGATCCTCGACTACAAGGACGAGTACCGGGGCCTGGTGCGCGGCGTCGCGCCGTCGACGCCGGAGACGGACCTCTGCCAGTGGTACATCGCCGGGCCGAACGAGGTGGACCTCTCGTCGGCGCAGTGGGCGGCGATCCTCGAGGAGGGCGGCCGGCTCGTGATCCCGCGCTACCGGATCGACGGCGACGACTGGCGCCAGGTCGTCAGCAACGTCTCGGCGGCCTGTCGACGGCTGTACGAGGACCACCCCCAGGCGAAGATCCTGCTCGCGATCGACGAGGCGCACATCGCGGCGCCCCAGCGCGGGAAGTTCCCGGAGGATACGAAGAAGGCGGCGACGACCGGGCGAGGCGAGGGCCTGTCGTCGCTGTGGGTGACCCAACGGCTCGCGGAGCTAGCCGAGACGATCGCCGCGCAGTGGGACGAGCAGATACTCGGCGGCTTCTCGAGCGACGCCGACCTCGGGAAGATCAGCGTCGACTACCCGGCCGACGTCCACGACGTCCGCTCACGACGGGCACCCCCGCTTCCGACTGAACTCCAGGTCGACGGCGAGAACCTCCCGCTTCGGAAGTTCGAGGACGACGACGGGAACACCGTCGGCAGCGAATGGGTGCGTTCGAACGACTCGGGCCTGCTCGAGCGCGTGAACACGGGCGACGCGACGATGCACTCCCGCCACTACGGGAACGAAGGCCAGCAACTCACATCACCGTACGAATGA
- a CDS encoding ICP22 family protein: MTGYYCPVKGCEKDDDEWDDDQPPFASPEAVRGHINAMSDDDHQQARDKGAWSDAPEAPEAGDGEGDEISEEATDEQGEEGIEQADDQPEGPNEGSEATDEEVSEMVSQEEYQQQQEESTSETGSSEADDEEVREAIEQVDDQGEEGPLSSVGGAVPELSPMTTFVIICGVFAAIVIWRVYRARSNDEPALEEHVDDEETETQSQTTGMTMIEQ, encoded by the coding sequence ATGACCGGCTACTACTGCCCCGTAAAGGGATGCGAGAAAGACGACGACGAATGGGACGACGACCAGCCCCCATTTGCCTCTCCCGAGGCGGTGAGAGGCCATATCAACGCGATGAGCGACGACGACCACCAGCAAGCGAGGGACAAAGGGGCCTGGTCGGACGCCCCCGAGGCCCCCGAAGCAGGGGACGGCGAGGGGGACGAGATCAGCGAGGAAGCGACGGACGAGCAGGGAGAGGAGGGGATCGAGCAGGCAGACGACCAGCCAGAAGGCCCCAATGAGGGGAGTGAAGCAACCGACGAGGAGGTATCCGAGATGGTGAGTCAGGAAGAGTACCAGCAACAGCAGGAAGAGTCGACCAGCGAAACCGGCAGCAGTGAGGCCGACGACGAGGAGGTACGCGAGGCGATCGAGCAGGTAGACGACCAGGGAGAAGAGGGCCCTCTCTCGTCGGTCGGCGGGGCCGTCCCGGAACTCTCGCCGATGACGACGTTCGTCATCATCTGTGGGGTGTTCGCGGCGATCGTCATCTGGCGGGTCTACCGCGCTCGCTCGAACGACGAGCCCGCCCTCGAGGAGCACGTCGACGACGAGGAGACCGAGACGCAGAGCCAGACGACCGGAATGACGATGATCGAGCAGTAA
- a CDS encoding DUF7845 domain-containing protein produces MSARKFLRFQCHEFDGHFHLVRDGLKPYYALTDVRKNHGWTNEGKPSGTFEAGGETWRVCLDYDNQPILPWEDPSYKLETAYLYRLYFVCEDETYDGERADRSQRVKGGTITFRPRWPDMKRREKADVDGDGEWTGPVKDVNGYMDLGVPYVDAQVQGSNIEFDRYSHLLAEAAATFGIPRRYFDDFYRTSNIVDAAVYVRLQRSESGPIYAADGPIARMHSLLESDRSGFRKHVEDNRERPGDYVTSVVDDRRAGKIIRGHEIGKEVKHYYMKDPDNYDPDEFGWHPKLEVGYQTSVTDRTVYWERDDDELDRGDLQRELEELLVNLLDWAGFDETGGGGDGGSYQKDAYFDPDDRKRRSLKLVDCPLPEIESQQEAAVMRLWGDMNPSDEALIGTLLTDGGEVSPQDAADETGYCYDTILRAVDRLEGFVEHTYGKLAIESDYAAQAMLKRVHSAEEQFRRSIGSAVMQVADDAQNVQTDALDRFVHNYDVGIDETRNDCRALLKPRYVAADKDDAKHLAREAYTAIVERYGNARGFHMRVELADGSFKRFRRLDLGWAGSDWDRDAVRRKRERQLEDQAGADDRDIDPEEINLKEAWDQFADRDERVNYSTLRIIVSTVADDVDRALETLRDREEIVTEPGRGFALAPR; encoded by the coding sequence GTGAGCGCGCGGAAGTTTCTGCGGTTCCAGTGCCACGAGTTCGACGGGCACTTCCATCTCGTTCGGGATGGGTTGAAGCCGTACTATGCACTCACAGACGTCCGGAAGAATCACGGTTGGACCAACGAAGGTAAGCCGTCCGGCACTTTCGAGGCCGGCGGCGAGACCTGGCGGGTCTGTCTCGACTACGATAATCAGCCGATCCTCCCGTGGGAGGATCCGTCCTACAAGCTCGAGACGGCGTATCTGTACCGGCTCTACTTCGTCTGCGAAGACGAAACGTACGACGGCGAACGGGCCGATCGGAGCCAGCGAGTGAAGGGCGGGACGATCACGTTCCGCCCTCGCTGGCCGGACATGAAACGCCGAGAGAAAGCCGACGTTGACGGCGATGGCGAATGGACTGGCCCCGTCAAAGACGTGAACGGCTATATGGACCTCGGCGTCCCGTACGTCGACGCACAGGTACAGGGCTCGAACATCGAATTCGACCGCTACTCACACCTGCTCGCTGAAGCCGCGGCGACGTTCGGGATCCCGCGTCGGTACTTCGACGACTTCTACCGGACGAGCAACATCGTCGACGCGGCGGTGTACGTTCGACTCCAACGATCGGAGTCGGGTCCGATCTATGCGGCAGATGGTCCGATCGCTCGAATGCATTCGCTCCTGGAGTCAGATCGATCTGGGTTCCGGAAGCACGTCGAGGACAATCGCGAGCGCCCCGGCGACTACGTAACGAGCGTCGTTGACGACAGGCGAGCCGGAAAGATCATTCGTGGACACGAGATCGGGAAGGAGGTCAAACACTACTACATGAAAGATCCCGATAACTACGATCCCGACGAGTTCGGGTGGCATCCGAAACTCGAGGTCGGCTACCAGACGAGCGTCACCGATCGGACTGTCTACTGGGAGCGGGATGATGACGAACTCGACCGCGGTGATCTCCAGCGCGAACTCGAGGAGTTGCTTGTGAACCTGCTCGATTGGGCCGGCTTCGATGAGACCGGTGGTGGCGGTGATGGTGGCTCGTACCAGAAAGACGCGTACTTCGATCCGGATGATCGCAAGCGGCGCTCGCTAAAATTAGTCGACTGCCCGCTCCCGGAGATCGAGAGCCAACAGGAGGCCGCGGTGATGCGCCTGTGGGGCGACATGAATCCATCTGATGAAGCGCTGATTGGGACGCTACTCACGGATGGAGGAGAAGTATCTCCCCAAGACGCGGCTGACGAGACCGGCTACTGCTACGATACGATCCTCCGAGCGGTCGATCGACTCGAGGGATTCGTCGAGCATACCTACGGGAAGTTGGCAATCGAGAGCGACTACGCGGCCCAAGCGATGCTCAAGCGCGTTCACTCGGCCGAAGAGCAATTCCGACGGTCGATCGGATCGGCGGTCATGCAAGTCGCCGATGACGCTCAGAACGTCCAGACGGACGCCCTCGACCGATTCGTGCATAACTACGACGTCGGGATCGACGAGACCCGCAATGACTGTCGTGCCTTGCTGAAGCCGCGCTATGTTGCCGCAGACAAAGACGACGCGAAACACCTCGCGAGAGAAGCCTACACTGCAATCGTCGAACGGTACGGAAACGCTCGCGGGTTCCACATGCGTGTCGAACTGGCTGATGGATCGTTCAAACGGTTCCGGAGACTCGACCTTGGATGGGCTGGTTCGGACTGGGATCGCGACGCAGTTCGTCGAAAGCGTGAACGCCAACTCGAAGACCAAGCAGGTGCTGACGACCGCGATATCGATCCCGAGGAGATCAACCTCAAGGAGGCGTGGGACCAGTTCGCCGATCGTGACGAGCGGGTCAACTACTCGACGCTCCGGATAATCGTCTCAACAGTCGCGGACGACGTCGACCGCGCTCTCGAGACGCTTCGAGACCGTGAGGAGATCGTCACCGAACCGGGTCGCGGCTTCGCGCTCGCGCCCCGGTAG
- the csa3 gene encoding CRISPR-associated CARF protein Csa3, with protein sequence MRTYISTIGYHSTRVMRPILNNGIDTDDTVVLLRPIEDGNEQSDDAVRDVRQTVRELGPNTTVVTKPIDHTTFETAVLECVDVLEAANGQVILNFDGGPREIFLPFTVAAISRPNLVDKVFQFRDTDQKVRELSLPNLVSRVPEVADETLQAVSELGDEATLPTIAGSTGKARSTIGRHLDELEEADLVRTRKDEKTREVELTLGGQLRIQ encoded by the coding sequence ATGCGCACATACATTTCAACTATCGGGTACCATAGTACACGAGTAATGCGGCCGATCCTGAACAACGGTATCGACACCGATGACACGGTCGTGCTGCTACGTCCAATTGAGGACGGAAACGAGCAGAGCGACGATGCGGTTCGAGATGTTCGACAAACTGTCCGTGAGCTCGGTCCGAACACTACAGTGGTAACGAAACCGATTGATCACACTACGTTCGAAACAGCGGTCCTGGAATGCGTCGACGTGCTTGAAGCCGCTAATGGACAGGTTATCCTCAATTTCGATGGCGGGCCACGAGAAATCTTCCTCCCGTTTACCGTTGCGGCCATCTCACGACCCAATCTGGTTGATAAAGTATTCCAGTTCCGTGACACTGATCAGAAAGTACGTGAGTTATCCCTTCCGAACCTCGTGAGCCGCGTCCCCGAGGTCGCTGACGAGACGCTTCAAGCGGTAAGTGAATTGGGCGACGAAGCGACATTACCGACGATCGCTGGGTCGACCGGAAAAGCTCGGAGTACTATCGGACGGCATCTTGACGAGCTCGAGGAAGCCGATCTCGTCCGAACCCGTAAAGACGAGAAAACACGAGAAGTAGAGCTCACTCTCGGAGGTCAACTCCGGATTCAGTGA
- the cas6 gene encoding CRISPR system precrRNA processing endoribonuclease RAMP protein Cas6 has product MYGALLSELGESSSAVSQRLHDSSIGSLHNSGLLGSFSGSDRRHHKQVEKGERYDLRLGVTDPDDQEVFEALANAFVFGGDSLELADGEFVVADFASTNTTHEELLSEAAAVVDDLPPNFEIEMRFRTPTCIREADEITAMFPARGTVFRSLLRKWNKTIPAEQADQLELGLVREDFEANLIEKPDESAYDTDVVMVNRGEDGDPILRQGFLGSCTYKFKDASKAVRTATTALASFAEYGGVGGFVARGCGTVEVEVYE; this is encoded by the coding sequence GTGTACGGAGCGTTGCTATCCGAACTAGGAGAATCCTCGTCGGCGGTAAGCCAGCGGCTCCACGACTCGTCGATCGGTAGTCTGCACAATAGCGGGCTGCTTGGGTCGTTTTCGGGGAGCGATCGTCGTCACCACAAGCAGGTCGAGAAAGGCGAGCGCTACGATCTCCGTCTCGGAGTAACTGATCCGGACGATCAGGAAGTATTCGAGGCACTTGCAAACGCGTTCGTCTTCGGTGGAGACTCGTTGGAATTGGCCGACGGAGAGTTCGTTGTCGCCGACTTCGCGAGCACGAACACAACCCACGAGGAGCTGCTATCCGAAGCGGCAGCGGTCGTCGATGACCTTCCACCGAATTTTGAGATCGAGATGCGTTTTCGTACCCCGACCTGCATTCGGGAAGCAGACGAGATCACCGCCATGTTCCCTGCGAGGGGGACTGTCTTCCGGTCGCTCCTTCGGAAATGGAATAAGACGATTCCGGCGGAGCAAGCTGATCAACTCGAGCTCGGGCTCGTGCGTGAGGACTTTGAGGCGAACCTGATCGAGAAACCCGACGAGAGCGCCTACGATACGGACGTGGTAATGGTCAATCGTGGCGAGGATGGAGATCCGATTCTCCGGCAGGGATTCCTCGGCTCATGTACGTACAAATTCAAAGACGCAAGTAAGGCAGTCCGAACAGCGACGACGGCGCTGGCATCGTTCGCAGAGTACGGAGGTGTCGGCGGGTTCGTGGCGCGGGGCTGTGGGACTGTTGAGGTGGAGGTCTACGAATGA
- the cas10d gene encoding type I-D CRISPR-associated protein Cas10d/Csc3 has protein sequence MKAESVFQNVADLGPVLAEFLTEIDPRLLDEGWVFEVAKSVEYGQTDQSMVNHVRNGVFALAQLNDVAPTFDGYELDDDELRQAIALFAVHDLHKYRDKETTAHTEYDISREEVETLVTDLGVDAFAPSLCLEDFHACTVDHENSWKSNPEQSTRTYDRLRPFVRLADAFASCETPESAASTRNERALAEAYPGVELELQSHTLDDVKGVFTNLLNGVVARELANRAGYELLLIYQDGCVYLTDESESRITVDEAFVGNVYDRLRQEVGGVHPAYNDRQKLAANLSTRSQGFYGINHQDFFYAGAPNVLVAVAVKAVQDADPDDDPTDSMRETMEFLNDRLPINIDTTTRVAPGYARLAYTVKRAFVEPLVDTGRLNGDVLTATCELFGLNEAVTEGLCELRDADELSLTAGGKWDYSYAIGQHVADLVQSEGWSPAAPMVAEHLLERLEQREPEWQEIVMAEHAGEFETELRAYIADILRVGGHSSEATEATAKLTDPFDEHHTTRRGKTCTFCNRGTTSTRKSDMQAPKSLTTFQAGYSNRIPADSGKPDELLACIPCQVEFSLRETGATRREGGRLFIHLVPDYFYTPTMWSLYTDEMFAQFTGEAMTRIGRLASAMFEATAGGNTDDETIDSSTALTTVLREATRAEEDRGRSMVEQLSQGFDPDAGFGAQTLSFYKPQNNETEFQFFGVFLGLSVATAMGMRVYITQSPFPDIRGRDFSEMAKLDAGFTAVSEFYGREIPLTALEECLGAAAALVQLGYEQARDDARFPKYLRITRNKPLPGSYLLKRAAQDADDGGPPRYLLEEADYLDRHAN, from the coding sequence ATGAAAGCAGAATCGGTCTTTCAGAATGTTGCCGATCTCGGACCCGTTCTCGCGGAGTTCCTCACCGAAATCGATCCACGGCTCCTCGACGAAGGATGGGTATTCGAGGTAGCGAAGAGCGTCGAGTACGGCCAGACCGATCAGTCGATGGTCAACCACGTCCGAAACGGCGTATTTGCACTTGCCCAGCTTAACGATGTAGCGCCGACGTTTGACGGCTACGAACTCGACGACGATGAACTTCGGCAAGCAATCGCGCTGTTCGCCGTCCACGATCTCCACAAATACCGCGACAAGGAAACGACTGCTCACACGGAATACGACATCAGCCGCGAGGAAGTCGAGACACTGGTCACCGATCTCGGCGTCGACGCCTTCGCGCCTTCGCTTTGTCTCGAGGACTTTCACGCCTGTACGGTCGACCACGAGAACAGTTGGAAATCGAATCCCGAACAGTCTACGCGGACGTACGATCGACTTCGACCGTTCGTCCGCTTAGCCGACGCATTTGCTTCGTGTGAGACACCGGAATCGGCGGCGAGCACGCGGAACGAACGCGCGCTCGCAGAAGCCTACCCCGGAGTGGAACTCGAACTTCAGAGTCATACTCTCGACGACGTGAAGGGAGTGTTTACGAATCTCCTGAATGGCGTCGTTGCTCGGGAACTAGCAAACCGAGCTGGTTATGAACTCCTGCTCATCTATCAGGACGGCTGTGTGTACCTAACAGACGAGTCCGAGTCGAGAATCACCGTCGACGAAGCGTTCGTCGGGAATGTCTACGATCGACTTCGGCAGGAAGTGGGCGGAGTCCACCCGGCATACAATGACCGTCAAAAGCTCGCAGCGAATCTGTCAACACGATCACAGGGGTTCTATGGTATCAATCATCAGGATTTTTTCTACGCGGGCGCACCGAATGTGCTAGTTGCTGTCGCCGTTAAGGCCGTCCAAGATGCCGACCCGGACGACGATCCCACCGACAGTATGCGAGAGACGATGGAGTTCCTAAACGATCGGCTCCCGATCAATATCGATACGACTACTCGAGTCGCGCCGGGCTATGCTCGCCTCGCGTACACAGTCAAACGGGCGTTCGTTGAACCGCTGGTTGATACGGGTCGCCTCAACGGCGATGTGCTCACCGCTACCTGTGAACTGTTCGGTCTCAACGAGGCGGTTACAGAGGGATTATGTGAACTTCGGGACGCCGACGAATTGAGTCTTACTGCGGGTGGAAAGTGGGACTACAGCTACGCAATTGGCCAACACGTCGCCGACCTCGTTCAGAGCGAAGGATGGTCACCCGCAGCACCGATGGTCGCGGAGCACCTGCTCGAGCGTCTTGAGCAACGAGAACCAGAGTGGCAAGAGATCGTCATGGCCGAACACGCCGGCGAGTTCGAAACCGAACTTCGGGCGTATATCGCTGATATCCTTCGAGTAGGTGGCCACTCTTCGGAAGCGACCGAAGCGACCGCGAAGCTCACCGATCCATTCGATGAGCACCATACGACCCGACGGGGCAAAACGTGTACGTTCTGCAACCGAGGGACCACCAGCACTCGAAAGAGCGATATGCAGGCACCGAAGTCGCTCACGACGTTTCAAGCAGGCTATTCGAACCGCATTCCCGCTGATAGTGGGAAACCTGACGAGCTACTTGCCTGCATTCCATGCCAGGTCGAATTCTCGCTGCGTGAGACCGGTGCAACTCGACGAGAGGGTGGTCGGTTATTCATCCATCTCGTTCCCGATTACTTCTACACCCCGACGATGTGGTCGCTGTATACCGACGAGATGTTCGCTCAGTTCACTGGGGAAGCGATGACCCGGATCGGACGCCTTGCCTCGGCGATGTTTGAGGCTACGGCAGGTGGAAATACCGACGACGAGACCATCGATTCGTCGACAGCGCTAACAACAGTGCTCCGGGAAGCAACTCGAGCAGAGGAAGACAGAGGTCGATCTATGGTCGAGCAGTTGAGTCAGGGATTCGACCCGGACGCCGGCTTTGGCGCACAGACCCTCTCTTTCTACAAGCCCCAGAACAACGAAACGGAGTTCCAGTTTTTCGGCGTCTTCCTCGGACTCTCGGTCGCCACGGCGATGGGAATGCGGGTATACATCACCCAATCTCCGTTTCCGGACATCCGGGGCCGAGACTTTTCTGAGATGGCGAAGTTGGATGCCGGCTTTACCGCCGTCTCGGAGTTCTATGGCCGTGAGATCCCTTTGACAGCACTCGAGGAATGCCTCGGTGCTGCCGCTGCGCTGGTTCAACTCGGATACGAGCAAGCCAGAGATGACGCTCGGTTTCCGAAATACCTGCGAATCACCCGAAACAAGCCGCTTCCGGGATCGTACCTCCTGAAGCGTGCCGCTCAGGACGCCGATGACGGCGGGCCCCCTAGGTACCTGCTCGAGGAAGCGGACTATCTCGATCGGCACGCGAATTAA
- the cas10d gene encoding type I-D CRISPR-associated protein Cas10d/Csc3 codes for MTTKNTTKDDISHLASLAYDAIRPVPGNDKPYAVERVFRESVKAVKESNQFRVDADEAALLVAGRLQKLPGRSNQVYRVPEEKSEHGGHLNDRIDRYAEAFAEKLLVDRCDGKPSLLKRRANNFADGFYAATIRLQYQSSDDSTDTETTAKNDNDATLNDYQN; via the coding sequence ATGACGACTAAAAACACAACAAAAGACGACATCAGCCACCTCGCTAGCCTCGCTTACGACGCGATACGACCCGTTCCCGGCAACGACAAACCCTACGCTGTCGAACGAGTGTTCCGTGAGTCGGTTAAGGCGGTGAAAGAATCGAACCAGTTTCGGGTCGATGCTGACGAGGCAGCGCTTCTCGTCGCCGGACGGCTCCAGAAGCTTCCCGGCCGGAGCAATCAGGTGTATCGCGTTCCCGAGGAGAAAAGTGAGCACGGTGGCCATCTGAACGATCGCATCGACCGCTATGCCGAAGCGTTTGCTGAGAAGTTGCTCGTAGATCGCTGTGACGGAAAACCCTCGTTGTTGAAGCGACGGGCCAACAACTTCGCAGACGGCTTCTATGCGGCCACAATCCGGCTGCAGTACCAATCGAGCGACGACAGCACTGACACCGAAACGACGGCCAAAAACGACAACGACGCAACCCTCAACGATTATCAAAACTGA